Proteins encoded by one window of Danaus plexippus chromosome Z, MEX_DaPlex, whole genome shotgun sequence:
- the LOC116777280 gene encoding uncharacterized protein LOC116777280 isoform X2, translating to MEFALLFLALALFWKPSSGLHCFKCAPEETYSGDQQCSHFDGSDKFLVLCEHSTMCFKRETTLRLANVSSMSVERGCASQRLSGDQARINGRWQLVDTIYEVYEEACKEAPTDSDGPTQTLHCFCRGNLCNDSRYNIASYTLIVIGLFVYYLR from the exons ATGGAGTTCGCGTTGTTATTTCTTGCATTAGCGCTATTTTGGAAAC CTTCTTCGGGACTTCATTGTTTCAAATGCGCTCCCGAGGAGACCTACTCCGGTGATCAACAGTGCAGCCATTTTGACGGCAGCGACAAATTCCTTGTACTATGTGAACATTCGACCATGTGTTTCAAGAGAGAGACCACCTTAAGACTGGCTAATG TGAGTTCGATGAGTGTGGAGAGGGGATGCGCTTCTCAACGTTTGTCGGGGGACCAAGCAAGAATAAATGGTAGGTGGCAGTTAGTGGATACAATATATGAGGTATACGAGGAGGCGTGCAAGGAAGCACCCACAGACTCCGACGGACCAACGCAAACCCTGCACTGTTTCTGCCGTGGTAATCTATGTAACGACTCCAGATATAATATAGCTAGTTATACTTTAATCGTTATCGGCCTGTTCGTGTATTATCTTAGATAG
- the LOC133319906 gene encoding uncharacterized protein LOC133319906 produces the protein MTSLIITMMPSKMYIILLCFLKFETHAISVDYYVGDDSKNEKPQDITYNKSDLRRTMMGASNKTVDITDCSTDCDDDVDDKVIISFQLDKKPRKKPPTSTSIPTLNFAPDYVTRDPSVNTQAPDPKIILKLDLLTHDDYADQKVNEPHILRYEDNPDKWVHNKSKIKDSYKTDALSYGIFYNLEPAADKDLLHGKNKRNFTNIWYVPQDLPCWELPLVYGELGERKDKSKVFLTYNGELKNVFDPWVEARPKFKVTDAPISHFVNKWCGVQPCFGDHTLCLFPNQDISHVCDNGYTVKTPNILDQSNIINTINTMRNRIANGLSITYAHLPTAANMKQIIYDYDLQKISQAWLRQCLPGTAPCSALDGNSVTQLECTKYSKFCCLKYFKTAQKCTPLHECFIDPVIGCLHVWFSSAGENLTPVDVSCGHTTVLNFNTVQLLWAKTAKLGCAYGIRSNGDVRIVCNFSPGAPFIIETQLYCGIIEHNDLPQFRSNENVTDLNFLSKLGIKWNRIIKIPKTFFPDTKKLDSSNQITKKHQPTWGVDSLTKIYEEGWVRKHLGRKQNGTQSLIARLVSKFMFIDNSESKCDTGESMYEAGEPGSMCTETGATYNSLCYDFKDPTPGYRLIAVAAPITLFSLILYDLFSGVVRQTNY, from the exons ATGACATCATTAATAATCACAATGATGCCtagtaaaatgtatattatactgctatgttttttaaaatttgaaacgcATGCCATATCTGTTGATTATTATGTTGGTGATGATTCAAAGAATGAAAAACCACAGGATATAACGTACAACAAGTCTGATTTAAGACGAACAATGATGGGTGCTTCTAATAAAACCGTCGATATAACTGACTGTTCTACAGATTGTGATGATGACGTTGACGACAAggttataatttcttttcaattaGACAAAAAGCCACGAAAAAAACCACCAACAAGTACTTCAATACCAACTTTGAATTTCGCACCAGACTATGTTACTCGTGATCCTTCTGTAAACACCCAAGCGCCAGACccaaaaattattctaaagtTGGATTTATTAACTCATGACGATTACGCTGACCAAAAAGTAAATGAACCTCATATTTTGCGTTACGAAGATAATCCTGATAAATGGGTTCATAataagagtaaaataaaagatagttACAAAACAGATGCCTTATcttatggaatattttataatctagaACCAGCAGCCGACAAAGATCTTCTGCacggaaaaaataaaaggaattttaCCAATATATGGTATGTTCCTCAAGATCTGCCATGCTGGGAATTACCCCTCGTTTATGGTGAATTAGGAGAAAGAAAAGATAAATCTAAGGTGTTTCTAACATACAACGGAgaacttaaaaatgtattcgaTCCTTGGGTTGAGGCGCGACCAAAGTTCAAAGTAACGGATGCACCGATCTCGCATTTCGTAAATAAATGGTGCGGAGTTCAGCCATGTTTTGGTGACCATACACTTTGTCTGTTCCCAAATCAAGATATATCACATGTTTGCGATAATGGATATACAGTAAAAACGCCAAATATTCTGGATCAAAGTAACATTATCAATACCATAAATACCATGCGTAATCGTATTGCCAACGGATTAAGTATAACATATGCACATCTTCCTACCGCTGCTAacatgaaacaaataatatatgattatgaTCTTCAAAAGATTTCTCAAGCATGGCTACGACAATGCTTGCCGGGAACCGCCCCGTGTTCAGCCCTTGATGGAAACTCAGTTACGCAACTTGAATGTACCAAATACTCAAAATTCTGCTGTTTGAAATACTTCAAAACGGCCCAAAAATG CACACCGCTTcatgaatgttttattgatcCTGTCATTGGCTGTCTCCACGTTTGGTTCTCCAGTGCCGGAGAGAATTTAACTCCAGTAGATGTCAGTTGTGGTCATACaacagtattaaattttaacactgTTCAATTGCTTTGGGCTAAAACTGCGAAACTAGGGTGTGCCTATGGCATAAGATCTAATGGCGATGTCagaattgtttgtaatttttctcCAGGCGCTCCGTTTATAATAGAAACACAACTATACTGTGGTATTATAGAGCATAATGATTTACCCCAATTCCGAAGTAATGAAAACGtaacagatttaaattttttgtcgaAACTGGGAATCAAATGGAACCGTATTATCAAAAttccaaaaacattttttccggatacaaaaaaattggaCAGCAGTAAccaaataactaaaaaacacCAACCAACCTGGGGGGTGGACAGTTTGACCAAAATATATGAGGAGGGCTGGGTGCGGAAGCACCTCGGTAGGAAACAAAACGGAACGCAAAGTTTGATCGCTCGTTTGGTATCTAAGTTTATGTTCATTGATAATAGCGAATCAAAATGTGATACTGGCGAATCTATGTACGAAGCAGGCGAACCAGGATCCATGTGTACAGAAACAGGAGCTACTTACAACAGTCTCTGCTATGACTTCAAGGATCCTACACCTGGTTATAGACTGATCGCTGTGGCAGCTCCCATCACCCTTTTCTCGttgatattatatgatttatttagcGGTGTTGTcagacaaacaaattattga
- the LOC116777279 gene encoding uncharacterized protein LOC116777279, with the protein MEQYLLAVATITSFISTVSSLQCYQCLINPPPGQYYNTTKRLCSHFDHSDTFVVECPFSTMCMKQEFYLDIQNGVRISAVLRDCAPQKHAYHDIENGRWFPKTEVLEPYNEGCTDIDNDKGERTTPTSFCYCRENLCNTSPNTSQEGYTDIMGVIMVFNLMKFINSLR; encoded by the exons ATGGAGCAATATCTGTTGGCCGTAGCAACTATCACATCGTTTATATCAACAg TGTCATCGCTGCAGTGCTACCAATGTCTAATCAACCCTCCACCTGGTCAATACTATAACACGACCAAACGGTTGTGCAGTCACTTTGACCATTCAGATACATTTGTCGTGGAATGTCCCTTTTCTACAATGTGTATGAAGCAGGAATTCTATCTGGACATTCAAAATGGAg TTCGAATATCAGCAGTCCTGCGTGATTGTGCACCTCAAAAGCACGCATATCACGACATCGAGAACGGCAGGTGGTTCCCAAAGACCGAGGTTCTGGAACCTTACAACGAGGGATGCACAGATATTGACAATGACAAAGGAGAGAGAACAACTCCCACgag TTTCTGCTACTGCAGAGAGAATCTGTGCAACACATCACCGAATACCAGCCAAGAAGGCTACACGGACATTATGGGCGTCATAATGGTGTTCAATTTGATGAAATTCATAAACAGTCTCAGATAG
- the LOC116777971 gene encoding serine/threonine-protein kinase Tao isoform X3, translating to MHEQMSGYKRMRREHQAALLKLEERCKADVEAHKSQLDREYDSLLQQLSRDLERLQTKHAQELERKQKQNSTAEKKLIKDITSRQEQERKAFETQRKREYKANKERWKKELSMDDATPKRQRDATLQSHKDNLKQAEAAEEARLVRSQREYLELELRRFRRRRMLALHHKEQELLREELNKRQTQLEQAHAMLLRHHEKTQELEYRQQKGVHALREEQLSNQHATELANQRDYMQRAEHELRKKHALQLKQQPKSLKQKEMLIRKQFRETCKIQTRQYKALKAQILQMTPKEQQKEVIKSLKDEKRRKLVLLGEQYDQSISEMLQKQTVRLDESQMMECQQLKMQLEHELDMLTAYQSKSKMQAEAQRNRERRELEERVAVRRALLEQKMECECGQFVAERAERTRMLHERHERDLDHFDNESARLGFSAMAIAEGSREGYGEEEQSLSGSMLSLAHSNSSASFPAGSL from the exons ATGCATGAACAGATGTCCGGCTATAAACGCATGCGTCGCGAACATCAGGCTGCACTTCTCAAGTTGGAGGAGCGCTGTAAGGCGGACGTCGAGGCTCATAAGTCGCAGCTCGATCGTGAATATGACTCGCTGCTGCAACAGCTGTCTAGAGACCTGGAAAGGCTGCAG aCTAAACACGCTCAAGAGCTGGAACGGAAACAGAAACAGAATTCGACAGCCGAGAAGAAGCTGATAAAGGATATAACATCACGCCAAGAACAAGAGAGGAAAGCCTTCGAGACACAGCGCAAGAGAGAGTACAAGGCGAATAAGGAGAGGTGGAAAAAGGAATTGAGTATGGACGACGCCACGCCCAAACGGCAAAGGGATGCTACATTACA GTCCCATAAGGACAATCTGAAGCAGGCGGAGGCGGCAGAGGAGGCGCGTTTGGTGCGCTCTCAGCGAGAATACCTCGAATTGGAACTGAGAAGATTCAGGAGGAGACGAATGCTGGCCCTGCATCATAAGGAACAGGAACTACTCAGAGAG GAGTTAAACAAGCGTCAGACTCAGTTGGAGCAGGCGCATGCAATGCTGTTACGTCATCACGAGAAGACTCAGGAGTTGGAGTACAGACAACAGAAGGGCGTACATGCTCTcag GGAGGAACAATTGTCCAACCAGCACGCGACCGAGTTGGCCAATCAGAGGGATTATATGCAGAGAGCTGAACATGAGCTCAGGAAGAAACACGCGCTGCAACTCAAACAACAGCCCAAGAGTCTTAAG CAAAAAGAAATGCTGATCCGCAAACAGTTCCGTGAGACTTGCAAGATACAAACGCGCCAGTACAAAGCACTCAAAGCACAAATCTTGCAAATGACACCTAAG GAGCAACAAAAGGAAGTCATCAAATCGCTGAAGGATGAGAAGCGTCGCAAGCTCGTGTTGTTAGGAGAACAGTATGATCAGAGTATTAGCGAGATGTTGCAGAAACAGACCGTGCGCCTTGATGAGAGCCAAATG ATGGAGTGCCAGCAATTGAAGATGCAGTTGGAACACGAGCTGGATATGTTGACGGCCTACCAGAGCAAGAGTAAGATGCAGGCGGAGGCTCAGAGGAACAGAGAGCGACGGGAGCTGGAGGAGAGAGTCGCTGTCAGGAGGGCGCTGTTAGAGCAAAAG atGGAGTGCGAGTGTGGTCAGTTTGTCGCTGAACGAGCGGAGAGGACTCGCATGTTGCACGAGCGGCACGAGAGAGACCTCGATCACTTCGACAACGAGAGCGCGAGACTTGGATTCAG TGCAATGGCGATCGCCGAAGGTAGCAGGGAGGGTTACGGGGAGGAGGAGCAGTCACTCTCCGGGTCGATGCTGTCCCTCGCCCACAGCAACTCGTCGGCCAGTTTCCCGGCCGGCTCCCTCTAA
- the LOC116777278 gene encoding protein NipSnap, which translates to MNSLNKILVLSSAAPKNARLISTTKTRLNADDGWLSKLLVRKIEPTKESHSRMLSDKEIVYALHTHNIRPDSVDKYLQNYKQSVEFVESRKSELGCELVGSWTVSVGDMDQALHLWRYVGGFEKIDKAKILFRENNDYRSLEKERGNFVRSRHLQYLLAFSFWPNGDPRPGKNIYEIRSYSLKPGTMIEWGNNWARGLTYRRGRNEAFAGYFSQIGRLYNVHHIWCYKDLQARRETRESTWRNPGWDECVAYTVPLIREMHCRILEPTEFSPTQ; encoded by the exons ATGAATTCCTTAAACAAGATTTTAGTTTTGAGTTCTGCAGCACCCAAAAATGCAAG ATTGATCTCCACTACAAAAACAAGACTAAATGCTGACGATGGATGGCTTTCAAAATTGTTGGTTCGCAAAATAGAACCGACAAAGGAATCTCACAGCCGAATGCTTAGCGACAAGGAGATTGTGTATGCACTGCATACTCACAACATTCGGCCGGATTCCGTGGACAAATACTTACAAAATTA TAAACAATCAGTGGAATTTGTTGAATCCCGGAAATCAGAGCTGGGATGTGAACTTGTCGGATCGTGGACTGTGTCAGTGGGGGACATGGATCAAGCATTGCATTTGTGGCGCTATGTTGGAGGATTTGAAAAAATTGACAAGGCCAAGATATTGTTCAGGGAGAACAAT GACTACCGTTCCTTGGAAAAAGAAAGGGGAAACTTTGTAAGATCACGTCACTTGCAATATCTTCTGGCTTTCAGCTTCTGGCCTAACGGTGACCCTCGTcctggaaaaaatatatacgagatCCGATCTTATAG TCTAAAGCCGGGCACCATGATCGAATGGGGCAACAACTGGGCTCGCGGCCTCACTTATCGCCGCGGAAGAAACGAGGCCTTCGCTGGATATTTCTCCCAGATCGGAAGACTCTACAATGTTCACCACATCTGGT GCTACAAGGATCTCCAAGCTCGTCGTGAGACTCGTGAGAGTACTTGGCGTAACCCCGGCTGGGACGAGTGCGTCGCCTACACCGTGCCGCTCATCAGGGAGATGCACTGCCGTATCCTAGAGCCGACCGAGTTCTCGCCCACTCAGTAA
- the LOC116777280 gene encoding uncharacterized protein LOC116777280 isoform X1, translating to MEFALLFLALALFWKPSSGLHCFKCAPEETYSGDQQCSHFDGSDKFLVLCEHSTMCFKRETTLRLANGMSSMSVERGCASQRLSGDQARINGRWQLVDTIYEVYEEACKEAPTDSDGPTQTLHCFCRGNLCNDSRYNIASYTLIVIGLFVYYLR from the exons ATGGAGTTCGCGTTGTTATTTCTTGCATTAGCGCTATTTTGGAAAC CTTCTTCGGGACTTCATTGTTTCAAATGCGCTCCCGAGGAGACCTACTCCGGTGATCAACAGTGCAGCCATTTTGACGGCAGCGACAAATTCCTTGTACTATGTGAACATTCGACCATGTGTTTCAAGAGAGAGACCACCTTAAGACTGGCTAATGGTA TGAGTTCGATGAGTGTGGAGAGGGGATGCGCTTCTCAACGTTTGTCGGGGGACCAAGCAAGAATAAATGGTAGGTGGCAGTTAGTGGATACAATATATGAGGTATACGAGGAGGCGTGCAAGGAAGCACCCACAGACTCCGACGGACCAACGCAAACCCTGCACTGTTTCTGCCGTGGTAATCTATGTAACGACTCCAGATATAATATAGCTAGTTATACTTTAATCGTTATCGGCCTGTTCGTGTATTATCTTAGATAG